The following is a genomic window from Phaseolus vulgaris cultivar G19833 chromosome 6, P. vulgaris v2.0, whole genome shotgun sequence.
GAGAATTTTACATCTAGAGCTGTGATGGAAGCAGTTGGTTCATGCCTCACAAACAAGTATTCAGAAGGATTGCCGGGTAAAAGGTAAGGATCTCTTTGATataagaaaacatttttttatatgtttgttTTGGTATCCAGACTTTGTTCATGGAAAAGGAGAAACTGTGTTTGATTTATTcattttcaataattaaaatttcattcaaTCTCATTTTACATGGAAGGTACTATGGTGGGAATGAGTACATTGATGAGCTTGAAACCCTATGCCAACAAAGGGCACTGGCTGCATTTCATGTGGATGGAAATAAATGGGGTGTCAATGTTCAACCATTATCTGGTTCCCCAGCTAATTTTGCAGTATACACTGCAGTTCTTAAACCACACGATCGGATTATGGTAAAAACTATTTGACCTACCCTTGATTTTGTTTGACTATTCCAATTTCCAGCCCATTATTGTAATTGTTCTAATGTACAATGGTTTGTTACCAGGGTTTGGACTTGCCTCATGGTGGACATTTGTCTCATGGATTCATGACGCCTAAAAAACGTGTATCTGCTACATCAATTTATTTTGAATCTATGCCTTATCGACTTGATGAATCAACAGGTGCTTTTGTTTTctcattaaaattatttgaaatttgtgAGATGACTCATTTTTTAACCCATGTTGGAATCACAATAGGTCTTATTGATTATGATATGCTGGAGAAAACTGCTAAACTCTTCCGGCCAAAACTCATTATTGCTGGGGCTAGTGCTTATCCTCGGGACATTGACTACCCTCGCATGAGAAAAGTATGTTTTGTATATATGCATTAATCTGGAATTATTATTGCTCATTATATGGTTTTCTTCTTGGCAAGAAGCTAATTACATCTTTTATGCATGGAAAGATTGCAGATGAAGTAGGTGCTTTTCTTATGATGGATATGGCTCATATAAGTGGGCTTGTTGCTGCATCTGTACTTGCTAATCCCTTTGACTATTGTGATATTGTGACCACCACAACCCACAAGGTTTGCCTTGAGATATTTTTATGCCACACTTTTGcattcaaaatgaaaaagagaagaaTTTGCATTACTGTGACTTAGTCTGTTGGATATTTTCTTCCAGTCTTTAAGAGGTCCAAGAGGTGGTATGATATTCTTCAAGAAAGATCCTGTGCATGGGGTTGATCTGGAGCCCGCCATCAACAATTCTGTTTTTCCTGGTCTACAGGTAAATTAAGAATATTCTCTTATTAGTTTTATCTTAACTATTCTACTTGAGGTGCATGGATCCTGTGCTCCCATGGAGTTAAGATGCACGTGTCCTCTTTACCTTCCTACTTCTGTGATTTTGATAGTGATATATTTATCCAGGGGGGTCCTCATAACCACACAATTGGAGGACTAGCAGTTTGCTTGAAGTATGCCCAGACTCCAGAGTTTAAAAATTACCAGAATCAGGTATACCTATAGCCCATGTCATCATTGGACATAGGTGTGTGTGTACATTATCATTTTAAACAGCCTTTTGCTGCTTAATTTTGAATCCACCAAGGTTGCTTCTCTGTAttgagaagaaataaaatagattGCTATTCCACACTCAATCTGATTCCTAGAATTATCCTCATGGTCCTGTGGAATAAATGCAGAATGAAGATAGATGCAACATTAGGCACGATTCACTGGTAGTTCTAACTCTTTCGGTTCAAAACTAGAGGATGTAGGCGTGGGATTAAGAAGTGCAGAATGCTAGTGCTATTTTGCTTTACCATTTCTTTTGTATGTTTTGAAGGTAGCCCCGTCCTATCACTTCATAATCATAGAATCAATAACTTCAAAATTtaggagaaaaataaaattatgatgcCCACCCCATTTGTGTCGAATAGAAGTTTAGCTTCCAAAGCACAGTTATTAAGATAGAGTCGAGTTTAGGCCTTAGTCAGCATTTCTGACCTTCCATTTTACGTGACAATGCAGATTCCCAGTAGGCACTCAAAAAGGTCCAAAATCTACTTCAAAAAAAGTCTGGATAaagactatatatatatatatatatatgaatgcaATAAATTAGAGTTTAGATTCTTTTAGAAGCCAATTGGAGTTAATAGGCATTGCTTCTTAATATGTGTACAGTTTGCATGCTTGGTTTACATTTTATCAGAAGAccttcttgaatcaaagagcATTGAAGTCACTTTAATTTATCACTGAACTTGACCTGGGCAAAGATCCATTTGGACAAAACCAGTTCATTGAGTGGTTTGGTTCGATTTGGTttgatttaaaaagaaaaaagtgaacCGTGCATAGCCATATATAGAGTTTGACACAAGACACTTACTGACGCTCATAAAAATACTATACTGCAGGTGGTTGCCAACTGTAGGGCTCTTGCTCAGCGGTTAAATGAGCACGGATATAAATTGGTTTCTGGTGGTAGTGACAATCACTTGGTTCTTGTTGATCTAAGGCCTTCTGTAAGCTTCTTGTTCCTTTCTTTTATGTGTCACAAAAAGTATACTTCGTTCCCCATTTTCTTCCCCTCGCGCATCGATTATAGATTGACATGTTTCAATGCAAAAAGACATGA
Proteins encoded in this region:
- the LOC137832422 gene encoding serine hydroxymethyltransferase 3, chloroplastic → MQACAMMGSLQQSVWTKGMNFPAKGYGSNNGFVPEVKFCNMKPCKASPVEGSLVTGKPSSLSFSVPEIGGDGSSFLDYGLTEADPEVRVIIDKEKDRQFKSLELIASENFTSRAVMEAVGSCLTNKYSEGLPGKRYYGGNEYIDELETLCQQRALAAFHVDGNKWGVNVQPLSGSPANFAVYTAVLKPHDRIMGLDLPHGGHLSHGFMTPKKRVSATSIYFESMPYRLDESTGLIDYDMLEKTAKLFRPKLIIAGASAYPRDIDYPRMRKIADEVGAFLMMDMAHISGLVAASVLANPFDYCDIVTTTTHKSLRGPRGGMIFFKKDPVHGVDLEPAINNSVFPGLQGGPHNHTIGGLAVCLKYAQTPEFKNYQNQVVANCRALAQRLNEHGYKLVSGGSDNHLVLVDLRPSGLDGARVEKILDMASITLNKNSVPGDKSALVPGGIRIGAPAMTTRGLSEKEFALIADLIHEGVQISHEAKSLVSGTKLQDFLKFVSSSEFPLGEKVSELRRKVEALTTQYPIPGV